A genomic segment from Nicotiana sylvestris chromosome 1, ASM39365v2, whole genome shotgun sequence encodes:
- the LOC104243471 gene encoding calmodulin-binding protein 60 B-like: MAASSSSTRRYGHNAMFAASSAARYLLLLLFHDASASSSLFLLHRPMLPVEAVGSKPPLVAASSSFFGTNENFFCVKLRLLQMLHCCKRNINRDSDDGSEFSARESKRQHPCNALFTGLRSYSSPQELALRLEPSIRKWVREEIERTLQSTLRSSLNEEETTQSRAIQLHFEDTLPSTLFTGSKVENVDNRPIKVVLHDANSNQRITSGPISSVKVSVVVLNGEFNPNDREDWTEEEFSRKVVREREGKRPLLTGDLIIQLRDGVGHLGDISFTDNSSWIKSRTFRLGLKLINRSGELRVREGVSEPFTVKDHRGEANKKHYPPALGDEIWRLEKIAKAGASHKRLSQKGISCVKDFLRLYVTDPSLLREVLACGTTNNTWEKITEHANTCVLDNSEWYIYNAGESIVLLFNCIYKLVGAILDGQNCQSLDKLDVFQKVCIPLRYYLVLECKSSEADSISCNCQRMVEDSKRRAYKNLNHLIVLEDPSLIGQAVLASNLQIGFCHIPSSSQQNMNYRVEQGRVELQSNSVCATISPSLAYTVQQDSATAVSTPESFHGMQAFNSTLASSFLISDPCCSIYPGDYDWGSSGSIKSLGMTDFLPPNNNYQLGTPVLPGNGLFASSSIQPVSPDLGFHIARGGNPRAIWCTIRAVLKWKTLVKRKCVKMERLLHVDI; encoded by the exons atggctgcgtcttcgtcgtcgacCCGTCGCTATGGCCATAACGCCATGTTTGCTGCTTCTTCTGCTGCCCGCTAC CTGCTATTGCTTCTGTTTCACGATGCTTCAGCTTCTTCATCGTTGTTTCTGTTGCATCGTCCGATGCTGCCCGTCGAAGCAGTGGGTTCGAAGCCACCCCTCGTCGCTGCTTCATCGTCTTTCTTCGGCACCAACGAAAACTTCTTCTGCGTCAAGCTGCGTCTGCTTCAAATGCTTCACTGCTGC AAAAGGAATATCAATCGGGATAGTGATGACGGCTCTGAGTTTTCAGCTCGGGAATCTAAGCGCCAACATCCTTGTAACGC GCTTTTTACAGGGTTAAGGAGTTATTCTTCTCCACAAGAACTTGCACTAAGGCTGGAGCCCTCAATCCGAAAATGG GTGCGTGAAGAGATTGAGAGAACACTTCAATCAACCCTGAG ATCCTCACTTAATGAGGAGGAGACTACTCAATCCAGGGCTATTCAGCTACATTTTGAGGATACACTTCCTTCTACCCTTTTCACCGGTAGTAAAGTAGAAAATGTGGACAATAGGCCCATTAAAGTTGTCTTGCATGATGCTAATTCCAACCAGAGAATAACATCTGGGCCCATATCTTCGGTAAAGGTTAGCGTGGTTGTGCTTAATGGGGAATTTAATCCCAATGATCGAGAAGACTGGACTGAGGAAGAGTTCAGCAGAAAAGTTGTTCGTGAGAGAGAAGGAAAACGTCCACTATTGACGGGAGATTTAATTATTCAGCTAAGGGACGGTGTGGGGCATCTCGGTGATATCAGCTTCACTGACAATTCAAGCTGGATAAAGAGCAGGACCTTCAGGTTGGGACTGAAATTGATTAACCGTTCTGGTGAACTGAGGGTCAGAGAAGGAGTTAGCGAGCCCTTTACGGTGAAAGATCATCGTGGGGAGG CTAACAAGAAGCATTACCCTCCCGCTTTGGGTGATGAAATATGGCGGTTGGAAAAGATTGCAAAAGCTGGTGCATCTCACAAACGGTTGAGTCAGAAAGGAATATCCTGTGTGAAAGACTTCCTACGGCTGTATGTCACGGATCCATCTCTATTACGCGAG GTTCTGGCTTGTGGGACGACAAACAACACATGGGAGAAAATCACAGAACATGCGAACACTTGTGTGTTAGACAACAGTGAGTGGTACATATATAACGCTGGAGAAAGTATTGTACTTCTGTTCAACTGCATCTATAAGCTTGTAGGAGCAATTCTTGATGGACAAAATTGCCAGTCCTTGGACAAACTAGATGTATTTCAGAAGGTGTGTATCCCACTTAGATATTATTTGGTTCTTGAATGTAAGAGTTCAGAAGCTGATAGTATTTCTTGTAACTGCCAGCGGATGGTGGAAGACTCTAAGCGTCGTGCTTACAAAAATTTGAATCATCTCATTGTCCTTGAGGACCCCTCTCTGATAGGCCAAGCAGTCCTAGCATCAAATCTGCAAATTGGCTTTTGTCATATTCCTAGTTCAAGCCAGCAGAATATGAACTACCGAGTTGAACAAG GTCGAGTGGAGTTACAGAGCAACTCTGTCTGTGCCACAATTTCACCATCACTAGCTTACACAGTGCAACAAGATAGTGCAACTGCAGTGTCCACGCCTGAAAGCTTTCATGGAATGCAAGCATTTAATTCGACCTTGGCAAGCAGTTTCTTGATCAGTGATCCCTGCTGCAGTATCTACCCTGGTGACTACGACTGGGGTTCTAGTGGTTCAATTAAGTCACTAGGGATGACTGATTTTCTACCTCCCAACAACAATTATCAGCTTGGAACACCAGTGTTGCCAGGGAACGGATTGTTCGCGAGTTCAAGCATTCAGCCAGTTTCTCCTGATTTAGGCTTTCATATAGCAAGAGGTGGAAATCCCAGAGCTATATGGTGCACAATCCGTGCTGTCCTGAAATGGAAAACATTGGTTAAGCGAAAATGTGTGAAGATGGAAAGGCTTTTACATGTAGATATCTGA